Sequence from the Coleofasciculus chthonoplastes PCC 7420 genome:
AATCAAAATGATAAGAGTTCCATTTGCTTGATAAGTCTTCCTTATGTTTTCCCTCATCATTGATCTTAAAGTACTCGCCTCAGATATAGCAATCCTAAATAGATTGTGGCAATTTTCCATACTGAAATATTTTGGGAAAATCGAATATTTGACCATCAGCAAAAAACTTAAATAACCACTTAACTATTTTAAAAGAGCTGCAAAGATGATAAAATTGTCTAATGAAAGTTTTAACTTGCAACCAAATATCTTCGACTGGATTTTGTTCGGGAGCGTTCGGAGCAAATTTTGTACAACTTATCAACCAGTCTTCCTCTGATAAATCTTGATTAATTGTCTTTAAGTATTCTCGAAACTGCTTGGAATCATGGTAAGTTGCACCATCCCAAAATATCGATAATTTTTTCCCGGGTCGTTTCCTTTGTAAATATTCGATGAAATCGATTGTATTTTCGCTGTTTCCACTTTTATATTCTTTGACTATAAACTCTTTGGTTTGATAATCTAAAGCCCCATAATAAGTCTGTCTTTCTTTTTCATTTTTGAGAGGGACTTCTATTCTTGCATCTGTTCTTCCCCACGCATAACCTAACAAATCACCCCACAGCAGATGACATTCGTCAAGCATAAGCACCGTCCGGCTTCCAGCTTCTATTTCCGGTTTCCATTTTTCTAGCCTTGCCTCTATTTCTTTTTTTTTAGCTTTGACTAATTCATCATTTTTAGCCGGATTCTTTTTTTGAGTCTTTTTCCAACTCACTTGAGCCTCTTTAAATAAGCTATAATAACTTTGATTGGACTCAAAAACTACATTATATTGCTCCTGCAAATACTTCTGCAAGTCTGATAATCTTAGATAATCTTGTTCTCTCAACCACTGAATTGTTTGCTCTTTTTCTTCAGATTTTAAGTAACCTGCTCTACCTTTATATTGAAGCTTTAAACTTTCTACACCCTGAAAAAGCGCTTGATTTTTCCATTGGCTGATAAAACTGTGAGAAACTTTTAATATTTCTTTGACTTCACGATAAGATTTTCCTTCCAAAATCATTTTTACCGCCAAGGCTCTTTTAATTTCTTTGGTCTCTTTTGTCTGATTGATAAAATTAGCCAATTCATCTATAATGTTCATCTTTTGTCTTTTTACTAGGGATGTATTATTACTATTATATCTGTTGCGACCTATTTAGGGCTGCTATAGTAGAATATGCCAGCCAGTTTACCAAGTGCCGTTTGAGGTTTGAGAATTAGCAATATAAAGGTATGGAAGAAAAGACGCCCAAATCTCATCAGCAGTATCCATTTGTTAGTATACCGTTCTAAAGTAAGTAAATAGCTGTAGGTGCTATGCTTATACTTTTGGACGATATTGCGATTTGTAATTGATGAGGGTTGGTGAATAACGGCTAAATGACTGGTAATGGCAATCCGATGACCTTGCATGGCATAGCGGCGACAGAAGTCGAAGTCTTCGTAGTAAAGGAAGTAAGCCGGATCAAACTGGGGGCAAGTTTTAAAATGGTGCAGGTTCAGAAGTAAGCTACAGCCACTCACCCAGTCAGAGGGTATATAGGTGGCTTCTGGATCAGAGGAAAGTAAGTCTGTGGAGAGGATAGCACCAAATTGAGGGACAAATCGACCGCCAGCGAACCAAATATCGCCGCTGGGGGTGTAAATTAGAGTGCCGAGAATGGAAATTTCTGGATGTGATTGAAAGAAAGTAAAGACCTTTTCCAGGGTATTTTCGGGCAAATAGGTGTCGGGGTTGATCATCCAGACTATGGCATCGGAGTTTTGAGTATAAATCCAGTTGAGTCCAAGATTGCAGGCTTTGCCAAAGCCTAGGTTTGTATTTGCTTCTAAAATCTGAAAAGATTTGATATGAAGTCGCCGCACGGCTATATCGTCAGGTGAGTTATTTACAATGACGATTTGATAAGAAATATTGAGATGAATTGGAATTGAGTGGATTAGTTTCTCAATTAGCTGGGTTGAATAGTAGTTAACGGTGAGCAAATAAATCACTAGATCTCGATCAGTCTTACTTAGAAAAAGCCGAAGTTTGCCGGATCAGAAGAACTTCGGCTGAAGAGAACTTAAATTAAGGTAAAGACTCCAAGGGTTTTGATGAAACCAACAAGATAGTCTTCCTCCTTAAATCAGAAACAATATTCCAGAACCGGTAAAGTCTGGAAACAGTAGCAAATCTGTAACACCTTCAACACGTCCAATTAGATCTCCAGAGAAGAAAATGTTGAAATCACCGTTAGATGCATTGAAACTATAATCACTTGCTGTCCCTACTAAGGCGATCAAATCTTCACCCTCTTCAAAATTATTAATTGTAGCGAAGTCAGCATTACCACGACCGAAATAAAACGGTTCTGATAAAACAGCTATGCCAGTAGGATCAGGAATTCCTAAGACAAATAAATCTTGTCCTAAACTTCCTACAAGGGTATCGGCTTCACCAACTCCAAAACTAATAGGGCGAGCATCTGCCACAGATTGTCCATTTTCAATCACGGTTGTCGGCTCAAGTTCAACTCCCGTGATTAGATTTAAGTTGTCATCCCCAAAACCTCCAAACGCAACAACCAAATCACTTCCTGGCGTTCCACCAAAATACGCTCCTCGTCCTTCAAATTGTCCAAATTCATTGTAATGTTCCAAACCCGATCCAAACCCTCCAGCATTAACGGCGGCTGCTACATCGGGATTATCTAAAAGGTAGAATTCTTCATTGAAACCAAACGGTACTAAAGCACCTGGCAAAGCTCCAGGACGGTTCTCTAACTGTCCATGCAGGGCAAAGTGATGCAATCCGGAACCAAAAGCTCCACCAGTCACAGCAGCCGCCACGTCTGGATTGGCAGCTAAATACGCTCCTTCATTCCAGAGTGGGGAACTGATACGACCTTCCTGTAGACCAAGCTGTTGAAAATGCTCAAAGCCGGAGTTAAAAGCACCTGCAGTCACAGCAGCGGCAACATCTGGGTTAAGTGACAGGTACGAACTTTCGTCAAAAAGGGAGAAAGAAGCAGGGGGTACTACACCATCGGAAAAAACTCCAGCACGACCCTCAAACTGTCCATACAAGGCATAGTGTTCTAGTCCAGAACTGAAAAGACCCGCCGTTACCGCAGCAGCAACATCTGGGTTGTTGTCTAAATAGGTGTCTTCTTCGTAAGACGAGGAAATTTCAACCCGACCTTCACCTAGACCATGTTTAAGAAAATGGTCTAAGCCAGAGCCAAAAAGACCTGCCGCTACAGCAGTAGCAACATCTGGGTAATTTGCCAAGTAAACACTTTCATCAAATAGTACGTCAACCATGAGATTCTCCTAATTGAGCTTTAGGGACTTTGACTGCTTGCATATATCTCTGACTAAACGGGGCTTATGCAGTTTTTTGAAAAAACTTACCTAGTACGTATAATACAACGGACTTTCAAAGCCTGATTAATTATACTTTCCCGGTTTGGGGACTGGTGAAAAATATCGCTCAAAGAGCTATCAGGCAATTCCGGCAGTTGTCCCTGTCGGGCAACAAGCTTGTTGGAAGATTACTTTTCTATGATCTATTCAAAAGTTCCCAGCATAATTTTATTGATTTGAAACTTACACCGAATTTTATTAACTATATCTAGTCTAAAGTTTACCTCTACAGTTTTATCAGGAATATTAGAAAGTAGAGAAAGACTTCGGAGTGGAATTAAATAGCTAGAACCTCCCATGGATATAGGTGTTGTATCACTTTTATTTTCTGAAAAACCTTCATCTGACGTTCGCCAAAATATTTGAATAAATGAGGCTGATTCACCTAGGCTAGCTCTACAGGATTTTGAGGTATAATTAATATCAATATAAAAAAAACTTTCTGGACTATTGAGGATTTTAATTTTTGGTAAAATTATATAAGGATCATTCGATGTGGAAACCCAAAAAGATTTATCTGATTTTATATCTTTTAATATGTAATTATTAATAGGTTGAGGAAATTCAACAAGTTTAGGGTGAGATGAAGGCATCCTTACTATCGCTAATACTAAAAAAAAAGTTAGTATAATTAAAGCAAAAAGCTGTAATTTAAGGAAATTTTTCATAACTGAAATTTTTTTATTTTTAGTTTTATCATAAATCTGCCTCCCAGACTCTTGCATTTACTTGCCCTAGTACACACTAAAAAGATTAAAAGGAATGTAAAACATTGTACAAATTACGGAACCGATTATCATTATTGAAATAAAGCGTTTAGTAAAATCAGCTCCTTTAAAAACATAAAACCCCTTAGCGATAAAATAATAAACGATTACAAGAACTGGTAAAAAGTGTCTGCCTTGAGGTTGAAAGGCAATTTTATATGAAAAAGATAAGCTACCCACACCCATTAAAACTACTGCCAGACACATCGTATATTCCATCACTGTCAAATAATGATATGTTAAAGATTTTTTGAAAACAGTAAAGCAACCATACAAAAAGCTAATCATGTAAGGCAAGTAAAAATAGTACCATAAGCTATTCATTCTTAAAGACATATTGTCAAAAATTCCCCAAAATCCTTGTATAATTAATTGCCAATAGTTCATCTGAGTGATGGTATTTAAGTAATCAATAAAACTATGAGATGAAAAAATTGCACTATAGACAACCTGGCGCAACTGAACAGGTCTGGGATAAAAAATAACTTGAGCCATAAAAGAGCCACTAAAAACATCATAATTTGAAAGACCTGGCATTGATAATTTTATTGTATGCATACTATACAATAGATATCCGAGTAAAAAGGAAGCTGATATAGCTATTACATTCAATATAATTTTGTAATTGTAATTATTAAAAGAATTTAATACAATAGGAAAAGTTTGCTTAAAACGAAATAAAAAAATAAATAAAAGTATAAAAGTAGCTGAAGCATAAACAATTATAGATGAGGATTTGGCAAATAGACTGCTGAATAGCGTTAGGCAAAGCAGTGGAAGTATTAATTGGGAAAAGTTAAATTGTTGAATTAAAGTATTTTTACTATCTAATTTTGATAAAATTTTTGGCAAAATTTTCAATAAAACAATAATAGATAAAGTCGTAATCCAACAAGCAAATACATCATTGTTAACATAAGAAGAAATAAAAACATATTGCGGATGAAATGCCAAAGCAATAGCCAATAGATTGGCAATTATTTTATTTCTTATAAGTTGAGAAAAAATATGCTGACAGTTGATGACTACCACAATACTAAGTAAAGCATTAGTAATTCTACAGATATAAATCAAAATAGAATCATTAT
This genomic interval carries:
- a CDS encoding IS630 family transposase; the encoded protein is MNIIDELANFINQTKETKEIKRALAVKMILEGKSYREVKEILKVSHSFISQWKNQALFQGVESLKLQYKGRAGYLKSEEKEQTIQWLREQDYLRLSDLQKYLQEQYNVVFESNQSYYSLFKEAQVSWKKTQKKNPAKNDELVKAKKKEIEARLEKWKPEIEAGSRTVLMLDECHLLWGDLLGYAWGRTDARIEVPLKNEKERQTYYGALDYQTKEFIVKEYKSGNSENTIDFIEYLQRKRPGKKLSIFWDGATYHDSKQFREYLKTINQDLSEEDWLISCTKFAPNAPEQNPVEDIWLQVKTFIRQFYHLCSSFKIVKWLFKFFADGQIFDFPKIFQYGKLPQSI
- a CDS encoding glycosyltransferase — translated: MIYLLTVNYYSTQLIEKLIHSIPIHLNISYQIVIVNNSPDDIAVRRLHIKSFQILEANTNLGFGKACNLGLNWIYTQNSDAIVWMINPDTYLPENTLEKVFTFFQSHPEISILGTLIYTPSGDIWFAGGRFVPQFGAILSTDLLSSDPEATYIPSDWVSGCSLLLNLHHFKTCPQFDPAYFLYYEDFDFCRRYAMQGHRIAITSHLAVIHQPSSITNRNIVQKYKHSTYSYLLTLERYTNKWILLMRFGRLFFHTFILLILKPQTALGKLAGIFYYSSPK